The sequence GGTCACCTTCGAGACGCACTTCTCCTGCCAGTACTGCCCCTATAGGTCGAGGATCGAGGCGAGCTTTCTCAAGCACCTTCTCTCGGTGCACAACATCAAGTAGACGTCGCGCTAGGGTGACATCTCTTACTCCATCCCCCACCCCCCGTGTATCTCGCCGACGACGTCTTCGATTTTTCCGTAATCGCGACGTCTCCGCAGAGAATTCAAAATGTCCAAGGACTCTTCTCGCGATCGGAATCGGAGAGACTCGATCTCGAGGGATTCTCTCGCGGGAAGAAGAGCTTTGCCCACGGTCTCCATGAGATAATAATTTGCTAGTCGGATAATATCATACGCGTCCTGCGGAACTGTCCACCCGTAGCTTTCCACACTCTATGCTCTATGATAGGACTATTCGAGCGAAAATTGATGCGTTACGATTATTTTCGGCGAGggtctaaaaaatattagcgcGCATGATGTGGCATGAGGTAGCGAGCTGGCGCGCACAGCGTTTATGTCCGATTGCTTTGAAGCTTATCGGAGCGTCGACCCTCGAAAACGTAAGACGTCGTATGTAGTTGTAATATGACACGTCATATCAATGATCTGTATGGTCTAACAATTAGTGTCGTACTATAGACTCTGTGTGATGTCGTCGATTGACGTTCGAGACTCCGCGAAAGCGATCTTCGACTGTTTTTTAgcttatacatattataagtTCTGCTCGTGCGACGTCCGTCGACTTGGCTCTcggagaaattattttatttcagattATCTTAGAGGCCCTAACATGGAAGCTAGCTTCTTTCATTTGCAGAACGTGACTACTAAAGTCACTTTGTAGACGTAACTACAGTTAATTGAGTGAACAAAATCTAGTCTAAaggctgtttttttttttttccgtaagaTTTCAGACAAATTCGCTCCGAACTGCGGTTCGGAGATCAATATGAATGTTGCTTTTATGTGCTTTAGTACAGAGTGATACATCTCTTTAAGTACTTCGCTTAATATAAGTAAAGTgtgcaattataattacatgctAATTGCAatctgatttttaatttacaaaggTATATACTCGCATCAAGAGTGATCAAAATTCTTTGGAAGAACTTTGTCGCGTTAATCATATCTTCCCGGTCTAGGGAATCCAATAATCTCGAGTTTTAGTGAAGGATCTTTTTTACAGATAGGAATTTTCGtagtaaatattttccaaGCCTCACCAGACTTTTCTACCTACgcgtatttttttctgtcgAAGAGAACGTCTTCTGTTCACTATTGGTGCGATCAATATCCGAAATTGTGTCACTCACAATTCGTAACTACGATAACACTACgtatgtatgcgcgcgcgcgtgtgtgtgtatgtgtgcaagGTGTGGCAGGAAAGTCTGATTACCACCTAATGAGACACTAATGATCACGTAACTATAAGTATAGAAGCCGCCGGAAGATGTCGGAGGAGACGGCGAATCATCGAAGACTACGTAATGATCTTAAAAAGTCAAAAACCTATAGGATAAGcgataaacttaagaagatGTCGATGGAGTCATTTTTTAACGCGATTAGTAATAATGCCCTTGTACCGTCGAATTATCGTGCATTATAGAGACTGCTCGAGTATAGTGCAATTTGACTGTAAATTACGCTAGCTCCAACTACACTTAGCCATGTGGCGTAGCGGGTTTTAGACAACAGTTACTTACATTTATCGACATACCGGCAATTAAGCGTATCCCACGGCAGCCAGTGATTTCATTTACGACAATGTAACCACGATTAGGGATAAGCATGCATCCGCGGCCTCTTTTACAGCATACACAGACTTTTAATTAACACGAACgtcaacttttcttttttagggCTTTTGTAACGCCATCCTGTTTTCGTTTACGAACATGTTTTTACAGCGTGCAACGGTGAAACGAGAACGAAGGATATTATGTAGATCGTAGGTGAATTATTATCAGATACTCGAAGCACTGTATCGTCCCATTAATCACCTTAAAAACGCATTAGTCATTTATCCAAATTGAAAACGCTAACTTCGACATTTCATAACATAGGAACGAAATAATATTCcgacgtaaaaaaaatgtctgaGCCGATTACATGTAACGAAGCCTACACGGAAGCCTCGTAAACAGAAGAGGGTACAAGTTTAGAAATTTAAGAGGAATTGCAGGAGTTGCATATCGTGAAAAATGCATGCCAACAAAATCGGGATTCGCCTGAACGTCCTAGTTAGGGGACTCGTATCGATGCtcgttacaaaaaatttattattaccgCGAAATTTCTTATTGCGTACGTAAGTGATTCGGCAGATATATCGACGTTATAGAGACGATAACGATGTGAACCACCTGTCTACGAGACGCACCGCTAATGTACTTTATCCAGTCGATAGATCAGTAGATCGATAGATCGGTGAAGCCACATTGGCTGCGCTACGCAGCGATTAAGTGTTTGTGTAATGATGTTTCGCATCCGTTtgctttctaaataaataccTGTGTACATATTCGCAGTCACGAGAACATTCTTCGAACTGCatcctctttttattttacatcgtCTTTTCATTTTACAcattctataaattatttttcacgcCATGAAATGCCTCAATTTCGATGGAATTTCATAGAGATTGcacttatcttattttaaaacaatttttccccTTCTTTTCTAAAtcgttttttaatgattttatttttcttcgagaatcttttcattaaaaaattctcgcttgcgattattatgattattgtAAGCTTTAATGGGAATTTATCACAAtctaaactttattattttgctcAATGCTCTTAATTATTAACCAATCATTAtagttgaaaattaaattaaacaaaaaattttaaagttatctattcgatttttctttattggtTTTATCATAgctcttatatttttcatattactctgtgtttttttattatataaaatgcgcGGATTGTTACATGTTTTCCTTTTTATCACTTATGGGCGGTAAAATAATTTGGACCGATAACGGATATTAAGATGAACATATGGCACAGTAGTTCCAGTTTCGTCCATAGGTATGAGATGTATTCTGAATCTTTATTCATCGCATGCCGCTTAGatgtaaatgttttaagtaaaagatCGCGAAAACATCTAGGAACGTACAAACACGGTCGTTGTTAACAATTTGGTTGCCTTCAACGCATACATGACGAGCTGGCTTTTGTGTTTCAGGTTCGTTTGTTGTCTGGGAGGACTATCAGGCTACCAGATCCAGCAACTGTACTGACCGCAAGTTCAGGTTTAAGAATGTTGACCAATTCGCTTTGCAAGGTAGGTATAAGTGCTCCAAGTGCGCGAAGTCGTACCGATGGAAGCATCACCTTGTGGAACATGTCAAAGGCTTCTGCGGCCAGAAGAAGGCAGAGTGCTGTCCGTTCTGCAGCTACAAGAGCAACCGCAAGTGGAATCTGAAGTCGCATATGAAGAGGATCCATGCGAGTGTATAAGAAACGAAATCatattattgtgaaaaattttaaaatatattattgacttACGGTGATTTACAATACATGTCTCCTTGATgttcttcaataaaattgtttgtttTCTCAAATCTCTCGATTATCATTTGTAGCCTGGAATTAGTCAAatctataatttgtatttttaacgcTATTCCTGAAAAATCAAGTCCTCGAAGACGAAAGATGTACAGTTCTTCCAGAAGATTCGTATGCTCTGTTTAATCATCtcaattttgttttcatttaCCTTCAATATCTTTcgattattctattttacaattttatttataatttttctttgtggaCGGAAATACAAAAAGGAAGTAGAAAGGAAGCTCTATCGAACTTGTTTCATCCAAGTGCTGaatctgtatattttatttgtgtctCTTTCATGTTTCAGGACCATTCATTTACGAGACTTGTTATCAAAGTATGCCGAAGTCGCAAATGTTTGTACGCAATTCGGAACAGGTGATGAGAGCCATTGACGCTGTCGCCAGTGGGATGTCTTTGAGGAAGGCCGCGAAAATCTACTCTATATCCAAATCAGTTCTACATCGATACTACAAACTGGGCATTCCACTGCGATCGATTTACACGAAGAAATACGAAACATTTACGAATTATTAATGCTCAAAGGATATTGTGATTCTCTAAGTGTCATtagaaaattctttaaagagttgtttaattaaaaaatatcaagaagttttttttttattgacaacattattattattattaattatatttctaccTCTTATACAGTGGAATTGtgttgtatattaaatttatattactgtATGAATTATATGATGTTTGTTAAATGTTAATGATTTTTGTAAATGATAAGTATCGATAACATAATTGAAGGGTGTACAGGACATTACaggacatttttaattataattattttataaatattattttatcattaatatacataaaaaaatatcataattctacaattacttacaattatttaatattataattctattgtttaatattatataacaaataataattgacaaaGAAATTTTGGGGAATAAAGACttgtaaatacttaaaaatattaatataattttgtaatagttatactttttatattatgatattattgaTAGGATTGTTAATGGAGAAGCGAATAGAATTATACTACCTcttaatatgaaaaaacaaaaattatatggaTTAACCAAGATtggtttcaatattttgttcataTGTTGTTGTCTACTGTTTTATCCTTGTGTATAATTACAGAAGTATAATATACTTctgttttattgtttatttttataaaattatcacgtTATTAACATTGAGGagattgatgaaaaataaaaattgcaataaaagtatataataatttctttatataataaaaaaaattaatataaaataaaataataaaattaggtaaatatattatctaaatGGAAGATAactatgtataaaaaatatacagaaaaagttgttttattaaaaaattagtttattttatttttttgacttCTTGATgattaatgttttatcaatttcaaagcaatctcttcttatttttgtacattacattttaataattgcaatttagtctaagtaaaaattgacataatatatatttatataggttttttattcgtttaaaTAGATTTCTTAACCCTACTGATTCATCAACAAAAAGCTTAATTTTACCAATTATACGAGAATTTGAATTgattaataagaatatttaattaattattctggATATATTTGTTGCAGAAAAATCCAACGGCATTGTCCATTTTGCAATAAAAGGATTAAAAATCGACAGATTTTATATCAACACATAAAGAGATGCAAAGAGGGTAATTTGCCGATACCACCTGAATTCATGTGCGGATGTGGCCTTTATCAAACAGGAGTGAAGAGCAAACTTCTTAAACATATTAGTTATAGACACCATATTCCTCTATCTTTGCAGTTTTATCGTTTAAAATTCCGGTTCTCATCTTCtgattttgattaataattttgattaattttaatttaatttgtatttgattaatatttttaatcataataacTACTATGACAATTCATATTCTTCGAAGTCGATAAGACTACTTAATGACGATGTTTACGTAATATTCaccaattataaaatgatagaCGGAACTGCTTGATAGTTTGACAGAACTATTCAACatctgaaatataatataataagtgtatttttttgaaatatgatatatgaaatatgatataataagttgtatttttttgtctttaatcGATATTCACGGAACTAATAATggatattataaatctttgttttacaagattttatacaattttattgcgtaaatattcaaattattttgagaaatattatttaaaactagaAATTTTTGATTGCCTTTGAAAAATCTAGAATGTTTTGAGTGTCTAGAAAAActtgagaaatatttaaatactaaaaaaacatttaaagaaataaaaaaatatttttaaaaaattctaaaaataaaatta is a genomic window of Monomorium pharaonis isolate MP-MQ-018 chromosome 7, ASM1337386v2, whole genome shotgun sequence containing:
- the LOC118646529 gene encoding zinc finger E-box-binding homeobox 1-like, whose amino-acid sequence is MYSWASNLRKHLKMGCGMVTFETHFSCQYCPYRSRIEASFLKHLLSVHNIKRAGFCVSGSFVVWEDYQATRSSNCTDRKFRFKNVDQFALQGRYKCSKCAKSYRWKHHLVEHVKGFCGQKKAECCPFCSYKSNRKWNLKSHMKRIHASV